From the Microtus ochrogaster isolate Prairie Vole_2 unplaced genomic scaffold, MicOch1.0 UNK16, whole genome shotgun sequence genome, one window contains:
- the LOC101997215 gene encoding protein S100-A8 isoform X1, with product MLEDEGRGMRVSKSSAIMLSEMEKSLENMVEVYHRYSLLKGNNHALYKDDFKKLVTTECPHYMKKKNVETMFKELDINQDKAINFEEYLVLVVKMGVAAHADSHKE from the exons ATGCTTGAGGATGAAGGAAGGGGAATGAGG GTGAGCAAATCTTCAGCGATCATGCTGTCTGAAATGGAGAAGTCCTTGGAAAACATGGTTGAAGTCTACCACAGGTACTCCTTGCTGAAAGGGAACAACCACGCCCTCTACAAGGACGACTTTAAGAAACTCGTCACAACTGAATGTCCTCATTACATGAAG AAGAAGAATGTTGAAACCATGTTCAAAGAGTTGGACATCAATCAGGACAAAGCAATAAACTTCGAGGAGTACCTTGTGCTCGTGGTAAAGATGGGCGTGGCAGCCCATGCAGACAGCCACAAGGAGTAG
- the S100a9 gene encoding protein S100-A9, translating into MANQNPSLMERSINTVIDVFHKNSKMEGDPDTLSQKEFKQMVKKDLANFMKKEKRCDEIINDIMEDLDTNQDKQLSFEEFVMLLAKLVYATHEKMHEGNHPRGNNHSHGSGFGK; encoded by the exons ATGGCCAACCAAAACCCATCTCTGATGGAGCGCAGCATAAACACCGTCATCGACGTCTTCCACAAGAACTCGAAGATGGAAGGAGACCCAGACACCCTGAGCCAGAAGGAATTCAAACAGATGGTGAAGAAAGATCTGGCAAACTTTATGAAG aaggagaaaaggtGCGACGAAATCATAAATGACATCATGGAGGACCTGGACACAAACCAGGACAAGCAGCTGAGCTTTGAGGAGTTTGTCATGCTGTTGGCAAAGCTGGTCTATGCCACCCATGAGAAGATGCATGAGGGGAACCACCCACGTGGGAATAATCACAGCCACGGCTCCGGCTTTGGGAAGTAA
- the LOC101997215 gene encoding protein S100-A8 isoform X2, protein MLSEMEKSLENMVEVYHRYSLLKGNNHALYKDDFKKLVTTECPHYMKKKNVETMFKELDINQDKAINFEEYLVLVVKMGVAAHADSHKE, encoded by the exons ATGCTGTCTGAAATGGAGAAGTCCTTGGAAAACATGGTTGAAGTCTACCACAGGTACTCCTTGCTGAAAGGGAACAACCACGCCCTCTACAAGGACGACTTTAAGAAACTCGTCACAACTGAATGTCCTCATTACATGAAG AAGAAGAATGTTGAAACCATGTTCAAAGAGTTGGACATCAATCAGGACAAAGCAATAAACTTCGAGGAGTACCTTGTGCTCGTGGTAAAGATGGGCGTGGCAGCCCATGCAGACAGCCACAAGGAGTAG